The genomic DNA GAACATGGCGCGCGAGATGATCGCCGGCATGTCATCGCGCAAGGTGCGCATGGCCATGTCAGTAACGCTGTTGATCATCGTCAACGGGTATTGTTTTCCGTCGACGAGCACACTCGGTACAGGCGGTGTGAGGGTGTCGGGCACCATCACCGGAAACGAGATCGGCGCGACAATCGTCAGGTTTTCGTTCAGCCGCACCGGGATGGGTACTTGCACCGAACTGCGCGCCGGAGCAAAACCGGCCTGGACAACGACTAGGACTTCGCTTTCATCGGCGGCGGGCGCCGGCTTGTCCAGATTGCGCAAGGCTTTCTCGAGAAACGGTACGCCTGGGCGCAACTCAATGGCCTGGCGATAACCCGGTGCCGCGAGCGTGCGTTCGCCCAAAGCCTCATAGGTGAAACCTGCCAGGTAATGGCTGAACGCACTCTGGTAGCCGTTCTTCAGTTCAATCACTTGCGGGGCGTCGAGGACGGTGACCGGATAGCCTTGCAGATCCTTGTAGTGCAGGGTGACTCCCTGACTTTTGGCCTGCTCTTGAGCCTCTTCGTATTGTCGCTCCCGCTGGCGGGCAATCAGGGTTTCGCGCTCGTGGGTCTTCTTGATGTCGGCACGAGCACCGTCGAAATCGCTTTCCGCCAGTTGGTTGAGGGCCATCTCTGTGGTCAGCATGACTTTTTCGTAATCGTAACCTTCGTAGCGCAACAGCTTGTCGTTGACCAGCATGGTGCCCATTTCATTGCCGAACCGGGCCAGCAGCTTCATGCCTGCGGAGGGATCGGCTTCTTCGCGCTGGACAATCATCCGGTCAGCCGTGCGCCAGGCTTCCTGACTTTTTGGCAGGGCCGTGCCGGCACTGAGAATGGCGCCTCTTTCCAGGTAATACAGCAGATCCTTGTCTTCCCAGGGATTATTCAGCTCCATCAGATAGAGCGCTTCGTTGAGGTTGCCCGCCGCCATCTGATCGATGGTCTGCTGCATCTCTGCATCGTAATCGCGGTAAGCGGCGCAA from Pseudomonas baetica includes the following:
- a CDS encoding COG3014 family protein gives rise to the protein MRRCLPFCILFSAIIQVSGCAAYRDYDAEMQQTIDQMAAGNLNEALYLMELNNPWEDKDLLYYLERGAILSAGTALPKSQEAWRTADRMIVQREEADPSAGMKLLARFGNEMGTMLVNDKLLRYEGYDYEKVMLTTEMALNQLAESDFDGARADIKKTHERETLIARQRERQYEEAQEQAKSQGVTLHYKDLQGYPVTVLDAPQVIELKNGYQSAFSHYLAGFTYEALGERTLAAPGYRQAIELRPGVPFLEKALRNLDKPAPAADESEVLVVVQAGFAPARSSVQVPIPVRLNENLTIVAPISFPVMVPDTLTPPVPSVLVDGKQYPLTMINSVTDMAMRTLRDDMPAIISRAMFRANMAAISQAQKNERDPAKASLVVTEHDPFEEADTRTWRTLPDKTLVARLRLKKGLHRVSFPYLRAADGFTVRVDQNHQVFNLRVFMGMNHYVGSALVLPEVSEPAAVGSPGR